Proteins encoded in a region of the Nicotiana tomentosiformis chromosome 9, ASM39032v3, whole genome shotgun sequence genome:
- the LOC104115362 gene encoding uncharacterized protein, whose protein sequence is MESYSASNRALQVKNSSSVKQRRSGYEPSDTETDWQESPSLELNTKNVDIIIDTESQQQNVLAFDQAKNKYSSINPRRPSKSPYKSRRDEGDVHFRRLALRAQHVITPFSHSNARRNVSPFSKSEYRRPPSHSNVRRDVSPFSKSEYRRRHNSVHISRRENSKEEHHLDKQSFSSSTRKQNNIVLLKNEVAIRAKANYSRRAISAPRPALFDTSKDRRRTEITRSPTSRTLSSVGEMNVILANAKISRGSIIPAGVNNMFQSTESISPSDVFFTKEYSAFTMEKITIPENSVTHSKFNSMPRVSTDKNVSSVNKTPANFSQNGRGISTSTIVTSNSISMPQVSTDRNVSCVNKMSANFNQSDRGIISSSTIVTRTATTNPSSAISRQSSKLSNATTRTSRSAKNFTANRKKSSSQTEAWFSCIKNGSCRKSRKDQSPERGRLINEASVIDKAFVVESLRQFWADKHQPTSLDGFICNKQQALLLSHLVSSNEPLPHILFKGPPGSGKRALSIALLREIYGDAICNISHDLKYFHIQETKPVQVVVPVSSSPHHIELNVHLEPNARFALLALVKQISSEFALTPEVSRINMKADSKVLVLYDVDKSEENMQHLIKWIIDCNSDACKLILFSESDASILELVRSRCTVIEVEAPATHEIVEVLIEISRKEDLELSRGFAAKIATKSKQNMRRAIMALEACKAHNYPFAEDQPISVGWEESVLELAAEILTDPTPTRLFSIRGKFQKLLVEFVHPKLILLKLVEQFLKRVDGGLKREIYYWHAYYDKRLPIGTSALLKLEEFVAKIMSIYRKRSGNIQQ, encoded by the exons ATGGAGAGTTATTCTGCTTCTAACAGAGCGTTACAAGTTAAAAATTCGTCCTCTGTAAAGCAAAGGCGAAGCGGATATGAGCCATCTGATACAGAGACCGATTGGCAGGAAAGTCCAAGCCTGGAACTAAATACAAAGAATGTTGATATAATTATTGACACTGAATCCCAACAGCAAAATGTATTAGCTTTTGATCAAGCGAAGAACAAATATTCGAGTATAAACCCGAGAAGGCCAAGCAAATCCCCGTATAAATCGCGCAGAGATGAAGGTGATGTTCATTTTCGTCGACTTGCTCTACGTGCACAACATGTTATTACTCCATTTTCACATTCAAATGCTCGTAGAAATGTAAGTCCCTTTTCAAAATCCGAATATCGTAGACCACCTTCACATTCAAATGTTCGTAGAGATGTTAGTCCTTTTTCAAAATCTGAATATCGACGTAGACATAATTCAGTACATATATCCAGGAGAGAGAATTCAAAAGAGGAACATCACCTTGACAAGCAAAGCTTTTCGAGTTCAACTAGAAAGCAAAATAACATAGTACTACTAAAAAATGAGGTTGCAATCCGTGCCAAAGCAAATTATAGTCGCAGGGCTATATCCGCTCCTAGACCTGCTCTTTTTGACACGTCCAAGGATCGAAGAAGAACAGAAATAACACGATCCCCAACGTCGAGGACCTTGTCTTCTGTAGGTGAAATGAATGTAATATTAGCCAATGCAAAGATCTCAAGAGGCTCCATTATTCCAGCTGGTGTGAATAATATGTTTCAAAGCACTGAATCTATTTCACCAAGTGATGTTTtctttactaaggaatattcagCTTTTACCATGGAAAAAATTACCATCCCTGAAAATAGTGTCACACATAGCAAATTCAATTCAATGCCTCGGGTATCGACTGATAAAAATGTCAGTTCTGTTAATAAGACGCCCGCGAATTTCAGTCAAAATGGAAGGGGAATTTCAACTAGCACTATTGTAACAAGCAATTCCATTTCAATGCCTCAGGTATCGACTGATAGAAATGTCAGTTGTGTGAATAAAATGTCCGCAAATTTCAATCAGAGTGACAGGGGAATTATTTCATCTAGTACTATTGTGACACGAACAGCAACTACGAATCCGAGTTCTGCTATAAGTAGGCAGAGCAGTAAACTAAGTAATGCTACTACAAGGACGAGTAGAAGTGCAAAAAACTTCACAGCAAATAGGAAAAAGAGTAGTAGTCAAACAGAAGCATGGTTTTCTTGTATAAAGAATGGATCTTGTAGAAAATCAAGAAAAGATCAATCTCCAGAAAGAGGGAGGCTTATTAATGAAGCTTCAGTAATTGACAAGGCATTTGTTGTTGAAAGTTTGAGACAATTTTGGGCTGATAAACATCAACCAACTTCATTGGATGGATTCATTTGCAACAAGCAACAAGCTTTACTACTTAGTCATCTT GTTTCTTCAAATGAACCACTCCCACACATCTTGTTCAAGGGTCCTCCGGGATCTGGTAAAAGAGCATTATCGATAGCTCTTTTGCGTGAAATCTATGGCGATGCAATTTGCAAT ATATCGCATGATCTGAAATACTTCCACATCCAG GAAACGAAGCCAGTTCAAGTCGTTGTACCAGTAAGCTCAAGTCCTCACCATATTGAGCTCAATGTTCATTTAGAGCCCAATGCTAGATTTGCATTATTGGCTTTGGTTAAGCAAATAAGCAGTGAATTTGCACTAACCCCGGAAGTAAGCAGGATTAATATGAAGGCAGATTCCAAAG TATTAGTTCTTTACGACGTGGATAAATCTGAGGAGAACATGCAACACTTAATAAAATGGATCATCGACTGTAATTCAGATGCTTGTAAGCTCATTCTCTTCAGTGAAAGTGATGCATCTATACTCGAGTTAGTGAGAAGTCGCTGCACGGTTATTGAAGTTGAAGCTCCAGCAACTCATGAA ATTGTGGAAGTTCTCATTGAGATATCAAGAAAAGAAGACCTTGAACTATCTAGGGGCTTTGCTGCTAAAATAGCTACAAAATCAAAGCAAAACATGCGAAGAGCAATAATGGCTCTTGAAGCCTGCAAAGCACACAA CTATCCTTTTGCTGAGGATCAACCAATTTCAGTAGGATGGGAAGAATCTGTACTAGAACTTGCAGCGGAAATTCTAACTGATCCAACTCCAACAAG GTTATTTTCTATTCGGGGCAAGTTCCAAAAACTCCTAGTCGAGTTTGTGCACCCAAAACTTATACTCCTG AAACTTGTTGAACAATTCCTTAAGAGGGTTGATGGAGGTTTAAAAAGGGAAATATATTATTGGCATGCTTATTAT GACAAAAGACTCCCAATTGGAACAAGCGCTCTCTTAAAATTAGAAG aatttgtagccaaAATTATGAGCATATACAGGAAACGATCGGGCAACATTCAGCAGTAA